A genomic stretch from Cyprinus carpio isolate SPL01 chromosome A12, ASM1834038v1, whole genome shotgun sequence includes:
- the LOC122147126 gene encoding uncharacterized protein LOC122147126, translating to MVVANNAIRLREIQAAVIADQGAFRNINSVSLATIDRVLKRNHVRMKQLYRVPFQRNSDIVKEARFQYVQRIMELEAEGAHHKFIFVDEAGFNLCKVRRRGRNIIGQRATVTVPGQRGANITMCAAISNDGVLCHIPTIGPYNTERLITFLDALKDLLIPPEERGLLRPGMTLYVIIWDNVAFHHSRLVNEWFAAQPRIMIQFLPAYSPFLNPIEEFFSAGGGGGRVRPHVFITITSDIIQGVAPGIKLLGMSDTPLAIIYCDVPAASIHGLKEGHPVMWLMVINLPPPCRK from the exons ATGGTAGTGGCAAACAATGCAATCAGACTGCGTGAAATCCAGGCAGCAGTAATTGCAGATCAGGGAGCATTTAGGAATATAAACAGTGTGAGTTTGGCAACTATAGATCGAGTCCTTAAACGAAACCATGTCAGAATGAAGCAGCTGTACAGAGTTCCATTTCAAAGAAACTCTGACATCGTAAAGGAGGCACGATTCCAGTATGTGcag AGAATAATGGAGCTTGAAGCTGAAGGGGCacatcacaaattcatttttgtggatgAAGCCGGCTTCAACCTCTGTAAAGTGAGGCGACGCGGGAGGAACATCATTGGGCAGAGGGCCACTGTCACAGTGCCGGGTCAGAGGGGTGCCAATATCACCATGTGTGCTGCCATCTCCAATGATGGAGTCCTTTGCCACATACCAACTATTGGCCCATACAATACAGAACGCCTCATCACATTTCTTGATGCATTGAAAGACTTACTGATTCCACCCGAAGAGAGAGGGCTGTTGAGGCCTGGCATGACTCTGTATGTCATAATTTGGGACAATGTGGCTTTCCACCACTCTCGCCTTGTGAATGAATGGTTTGCAGCACAGCCTCGTATTATGATACAATTCCTCCCTGCATACTCGCCTTTTCTGAACCCAATCGAGGAGTTCTTCTCTGCTGGAGGTGGAGGTGGAAG GGTTAGGCCACATGTTTTCATCACCATCACATCTGATATTATCCAAGGTGTTGCACCTGGGATAAAACTGCTTGGTATGTCGGATACACCCTTGGCAATCATATACTGTGATGTCCCTGCAGCCAGCATCCATGGCCTCAAGGAGGGACATCCGGTCATGTGGCTGATGGTCATAAACCTTCCACCTCCATGCAGAAAATAA